One genomic window of Bradyrhizobium sp. B124 includes the following:
- a CDS encoding nitronate monooxygenase: MKSPICDMLGIEFPLLAFSHCRDVVAAVSRAGGFGVLGATAHSPETLEQELKWIDAHVDGKPYGIDVLIPENISTAGEKNVTWKSLEARVSQEHRDFTRNLLKKYDIELTSRNVADNQPQPFDAETALQLLEVSFRHPIRLIANALGVPPKAMIEMGRKHGVPVAALIGSKEHALRQVAAGVDILVAQGTEAGGHCGEVSTMVLVPEVIKAVRKIRDMPVLAAGGIMTGSQMAACMAMGAAGAWTGSVWLATVESETSEIFREKMIAASSRDAIRSKGRTGKPARQLRSVWTDAWDRAPDSPGALPMPLQSIISRDAFNAIDRAAAAGNEKARDLVSYFVGQGVGLIDSVKSAGAVVQEFKEDFVEAVEHMNALVAE; this comes from the coding sequence ATGAAATCACCGATCTGCGACATGCTGGGAATCGAATTCCCCCTGCTCGCCTTCAGCCATTGCCGCGACGTGGTCGCGGCGGTCAGCCGTGCCGGCGGCTTCGGCGTGCTTGGCGCAACCGCGCATTCGCCGGAGACGCTGGAGCAGGAGCTGAAGTGGATCGACGCGCATGTCGACGGCAAGCCCTATGGCATCGATGTGCTGATCCCGGAAAACATCTCGACTGCGGGCGAGAAGAACGTCACCTGGAAGAGCCTCGAGGCGCGTGTCTCGCAGGAGCATCGCGACTTCACCCGCAATCTGCTGAAGAAGTACGACATCGAGCTGACCAGCCGAAACGTCGCCGACAACCAGCCGCAACCGTTCGACGCCGAGACTGCGCTGCAATTGCTCGAGGTCTCGTTCCGCCATCCGATCCGGCTGATAGCCAACGCGCTCGGCGTGCCGCCGAAGGCGATGATCGAGATGGGCCGCAAGCACGGTGTGCCGGTAGCAGCGCTGATCGGCTCCAAGGAGCATGCGCTGCGCCAGGTCGCGGCCGGCGTCGACATTCTGGTCGCGCAGGGCACCGAGGCCGGCGGCCATTGCGGCGAGGTCTCGACCATGGTGCTGGTCCCCGAGGTGATCAAGGCGGTCAGGAAGATCCGCGACATGCCGGTGCTTGCCGCCGGCGGCATCATGACCGGCAGCCAGATGGCGGCCTGCATGGCGATGGGCGCGGCCGGCGCCTGGACCGGCTCGGTCTGGCTTGCCACGGTAGAGTCGGAAACCTCGGAGATCTTCCGCGAGAAGATGATCGCGGCGTCCTCGCGCGACGCCATCCGCTCCAAGGGCCGCACCGGCAAGCCGGCGCGGCAGCTCCGCTCGGTGTGGACCGACGCCTGGGACCGTGCGCCGGACAGCCCCGGCGCGCTGCCGATGCCGCTGCAAAGCATCATCAGCCGCGACGCCTTCAACGCCATCGACCGCGCCGCTGCCGCCGGCAACGAGAAGGCGCGCGATCTCGTCAGCTATTTCGTCGGCCAGGGTGTCGGCCTGATCGACAGCGTGAAGTCGGCCGGCGCCGTGGTGCAGGAGTTCAAGGAAGATTTCGTCGAAGCCGTCGAGCACATGAATGCGCTGGTGGCGGAGTAG
- the yghU gene encoding glutathione-dependent disulfide-bond oxidoreductase has product MTDTSAYEPPKVWTWNKESGGRFASINRPVAGPTHDKELPVGRHPLQLYSLATPNGVKVTVMLEELLAAGHKGAEYDAWLIKIDGNQFGSGFVAVNPNSKIPALMDRSGPEPIRVFESGSILVYLAEKFGAFLPTDVKTRAETFSWLFWQMGSAPYLGGGFGHFYAYAPTKIEYAIDRFAMEVKRQLDVLDRRLADNEYLAGDVYTIADMAVWPWYGSLAKGLLYGGGEFLSVQDYKNVQRWTDAIAARPAVKRGRMVNRTWGEPSSQLHERHDAGDFETRTQDKIGDQAAS; this is encoded by the coding sequence GTGACTGACACCTCTGCCTACGAGCCGCCGAAAGTCTGGACCTGGAACAAGGAGAGCGGCGGGCGCTTCGCCAGCATCAACCGCCCGGTCGCCGGTCCGACCCATGACAAGGAATTGCCGGTCGGCCGTCATCCGCTGCAACTCTATTCGCTGGCGACGCCGAACGGCGTCAAGGTCACCGTGATGCTGGAAGAGCTGCTGGCGGCCGGTCACAAGGGCGCGGAGTACGACGCCTGGCTGATCAAGATCGACGGCAACCAGTTCGGCAGCGGCTTCGTTGCGGTCAATCCGAACTCGAAGATCCCGGCACTGATGGACCGCAGCGGGCCTGAGCCGATCAGGGTGTTCGAGTCGGGCTCGATCCTGGTCTACCTTGCGGAAAAATTCGGCGCGTTCCTGCCCACTGATGTCAAGACCCGCGCGGAAACCTTCTCCTGGCTGTTCTGGCAGATGGGCTCCGCGCCCTATCTCGGCGGCGGCTTCGGGCATTTCTATGCCTATGCGCCGACCAAGATCGAATACGCCATCGATCGCTTCGCGATGGAGGTGAAGCGCCAGCTCGACGTGCTCGACCGCAGGCTCGCCGACAACGAGTATCTCGCGGGCGATGTCTACACTATCGCCGACATGGCGGTGTGGCCGTGGTACGGCAGCCTCGCCAAGGGCCTGCTCTATGGTGGCGGCGAATTCCTCTCGGTGCAGGACTACAAGAACGTGCAGCGCTGGACCGACGCGATCGCGGCGCGGCCCGCGGTGAAGCGCGGCCGCATGGTCAACCGCACCTGGGGCGAGCCGTCGAGCCAGCTGCATGAGCGCCATGACGCCGGCGATTTCGAGACCAGGACGCAAGACAAGATCGGCGATCAGGCGGCGTCGTAG